One part of the Mytilus trossulus isolate FHL-02 chromosome 11, PNRI_Mtr1.1.1.hap1, whole genome shotgun sequence genome encodes these proteins:
- the LOC134690575 gene encoding uncharacterized protein LOC134690575 isoform X1, protein MSLPVNAHTASSTCSKDSTMKNDVITTVTSTEVNTSVGHYSVISKAKEMEAEIMTFLKNYKHIKSLPKISNSILNEYDDVTKSMSDDERDELTEYLCTFKEINPTAFDVPSMVHNTIAYIINYSSIKGIAKSSEKCTESKNQEETHVIEDDALPLQNMAQI, encoded by the exons ATGTCACTTCCTGTCAATGCACATACTGCATCCAGTACATGTTCCAAAG ATAGTACCATGAAGAATGACGTTATAACAACAGTGACCAGTACTGAAGTAAATACCA GTGTAGGACATTATTCTGTAATTAGTAAAGCAAAAGAAATGGAGGCAGAAATAATGACATTTCTGAAAAATTACAAACATATAAAATCCCTACCAAAGATTAGCAATAGCATACTTAATGAGTATGATGATGTTACTAAAAGCATGTCAGATGATGAGCGAGATGAATTAACAGAGTACTTGTGCACTTTTAAAGAAATCAACCCTACAGCTTTTGATGTGCCCTCCATGGTTCATAACACCATTGCATATATCATAAACTATTCTTCAATAAAAG GTATTGCAAAGTCTAGTGAGAAGTGTACAGAATCAAAAAATCAGGAGGAAACACATGTGATTGAAGATGATGCACTGCCACTACAGAATATGGCCcagatatga
- the LOC134690575 gene encoding uncharacterized protein LOC134690575 isoform X2 gives MFQSTMKNDVITTVTSTEVNTSVGHYSVISKAKEMEAEIMTFLKNYKHIKSLPKISNSILNEYDDVTKSMSDDERDELTEYLCTFKEINPTAFDVPSMVHNTIAYIINYSSIKGIAKSSEKCTESKNQEETHVIEDDALPLQNMAQI, from the exons ATGTTCCAAAG TACCATGAAGAATGACGTTATAACAACAGTGACCAGTACTGAAGTAAATACCA GTGTAGGACATTATTCTGTAATTAGTAAAGCAAAAGAAATGGAGGCAGAAATAATGACATTTCTGAAAAATTACAAACATATAAAATCCCTACCAAAGATTAGCAATAGCATACTTAATGAGTATGATGATGTTACTAAAAGCATGTCAGATGATGAGCGAGATGAATTAACAGAGTACTTGTGCACTTTTAAAGAAATCAACCCTACAGCTTTTGATGTGCCCTCCATGGTTCATAACACCATTGCATATATCATAAACTATTCTTCAATAAAAG GTATTGCAAAGTCTAGTGAGAAGTGTACAGAATCAAAAAATCAGGAGGAAACACATGTGATTGAAGATGATGCACTGCCACTACAGAATATGGCCcagatatga